The genomic DNA ACAGGAATGACGTGCCTGGGTCGGAGCAACTTCACGGCGCGCAGAGCGTCGGCAGGCCCCATCGTGAAGTTGTCGCCGATGGGCAAAGTGGCAAGCTCAATGCCCTCATCGCCAATCAAACTCATGTCGCCGAACAGGCCGGTGTCGCAAGCCAGATAAACCTTCCTGCCCAAGGCCGGGGTGATGAGGAAGCCGCACGGATTGCCGCCGTATGATCCATCGGGCAGAGCCGAGCCGTGCAGGGCCAGCGTGAGTTTGATATAGCCGAACGGATGGTTGTAGCCGCCGCCCAAATGTTGGGCGTGGACTTTCGTCAACCCTTGCGCTTCGCACCAGTTGGCGATCTCGTAATTGGCAATGACGGTCGCCCCGGTGCGTTTGGCCACGGCCACCGCGTCGCCCACGTGGTCGCCGTGGCCGTGTGAGATCCGGCGCTCACGCCAGGCATCGCGATAATCTTCGATCTGGTGGCTCAGGGCCATCCAGTCATTCACCATGAACAGAAAGCCGGGCGAGTCGGGCGTAAACATGTAGTCGGTGAACCAGAGTTTGAGCCAGCGCAGAGGCAGGGGATACTCTCTCACCCAGACGGCCACGACGGTGAGTTGGCCGGTTGGTTCGTAATACAGCGGCTCCAAAAAGCGGCGCTGGCTCCAGCCTTGCCGGCTGAGCGGATAGGCCTGGGCGAAGTTGACGGCGGTGATCATGTCTATGCGCGAGTAGCCCACGCTGAGGCGATAGAAAGGGGTGCTGATGAGCAGGTAGCTGGCGTGGCACTGAACGTAAGACAAAGCGGGGCCGACGAGGCCGGCCAGGAAGAGAACGAAGCAAATGACCGGAACAACAGGAAGCAGGCCCTGCCCCGCCGCCAGCAGAGGATAGTTCGGCGCAATCCACCACAGCCCGGCAGTGAGAATGGCAATCAGGAGTGAGGGCCAGCGAAACATGGCAAACAGGCGCTCGTAGAGTCGCAGGCGGAAACGTTTGCCGGGTTTACTATTCACTGTTCACCACCTACTGTTCACTGAGAAACCGGCACTGTGAACCAGAACTTGCTTCCTTTACCCAATTCGCTTTCGAATCCGATCTGGCCGCCGAAGTACTCCACCAGCCGCCGGGTGAGATGCAGGGCCAGCCCCCAGCCGGTTTGCTCACGCACGACTTGATGTTCAGAGCGAAAGAACTGGTTGAAGACTTTGGCCTGATCGTCCAGGCTGACGCCAACGCCGTTGTCGTTGACGGTGAAGCGGACGTGAGTGCTCCCGACTTCGGCGGTGAGGATGATTGCGCCGCTCGAGGCAGTGTACTTGTGCGCGTTCACCAGCAGGTTGGTGAAGATTTGAATAAGCCGCGATTTGTCGGCGCGGACGCCAGGCAGGGGCGGCAGGTTGACGGTGAGAGTCTGCCCTTTTTCGTTGATCTGGGCTTTGAGGGCCTCGACAGCCTCCCCGGCGCAGGCGGCGGCATCCACCTCTTTCACGTCCACCTTGAGCCGCCCGGTGTCAATCTTGGAGATGTCGGAGAGATCGGAGACCAGGGCGTTCATGCGATCCACGCCGGCGCGAATGGTGGTGAGAAATTGCTTTTGCTGATCGTTGACCGGGCCGACGATGCCGCTTCGCATCAGGTCGGTGTAGCCTTTGATGGAAGTCATGGGCAGGCGCAGTTCGTGAGTGACGATGGAAACAAAGTCGCTCTTGACGATGCTGGCGTCGAGGACGACGGCGGCCTGGGCCACGAAAGTTTCAAAGAAGAGCAGGTCGGCGTGAGTGAACAGGCCGGAGATGCTTGGCTTGTCCACGTAGAGCGCGCCGAACGGTTTTTGGCCGCGTGTTTGCAAAGCAACGACCAGGCTGGAGCGTTGGGTCTGTGTCTCGTCGGCCAGCAGAAGGCTCTGGCCGGAGTCGGCAACGGACTGGGCGAGCGTCGTTAGCTCCCCGACCTGGTCGGCGCTCACCCCGCTGGCGGCGCGCAGGTCGAAGCTGTTGGAGGCCTTGTTGTAAACCACCAGCACCCCGCGCTCGGCTCCGGTAAGGCGGATGGCGCTGTTCATGGTTTGGGTCAATTGTTCCAGGAAGGTGGGCACGGCGGCAAGCGCCCGGCAAACGTCTCGCAATTCGGTGAGGCGGTGGATGTCACTCATTGAGTTCAGCCTTTGCGTTTTGTTGTGGGGGCAGGTTTGAGGCCCGCCCTTACGGTAGCAGGCTTGAGGCCTGCCCTTACAGTTTTATAGTAGTTACAGTTTCGGCGCAAGATGCAAAGGTCACAGGCGGGCTTTTGCGCGTGACAGGTCTCGCGGCCATGCCGGATGAGGTTGAGATGAGCGGCGTAGTAAGTTTCGGGCGGGAGGAGAGCCTCAAAATGCGGGTGGGCGTCTTCGACCGACATTTTTTCGGGGCGGAGGCCGAGGCGGCCCGTGACCCGGTACACGTGGGTGTCCACCGGAAAGGCGGGACGACCG from Chloroflexota bacterium includes the following:
- a CDS encoding metal-dependent hydrolase produces the protein MFTPDSPGFLFMVNDWMALSHQIEDYRDAWRERRISHGHGDHVGDAVAVAKRTGATVIANYEIANWCEAQGLTKVHAQHLGGGYNHPFGYIKLTLALHGSALPDGSYGGNPCGFLITPALGRKVYLACDTGLFGDMSLIGDEGIELATLPIGDNFTMGPADALRAVKLLRPRHVIPVHYNTFGLIAQDAEAWAGRVQAETGAQAHVLKPGETYTL
- a CDS encoding GAF domain-containing sensor histidine kinase, whose protein sequence is MSDIHRLTELRDVCRALAAVPTFLEQLTQTMNSAIRLTGAERGVLVVYNKASNSFDLRAASGVSADQVGELTTLAQSVADSGQSLLLADETQTQRSSLVVALQTRGQKPFGALYVDKPSISGLFTHADLLFFETFVAQAAVVLDASIVKSDFVSIVTHELRLPMTSIKGYTDLMRSGIVGPVNDQQKQFLTTIRAGVDRMNALVSDLSDISKIDTGRLKVDVKEVDAAACAGEAVEALKAQINEKGQTLTVNLPPLPGVRADKSRLIQIFTNLLVNAHKYTASSGAIILTAEVGSTHVRFTVNDNGVGVSLDDQAKVFNQFFRSEHQVVREQTGWGLALHLTRRLVEYFGGQIGFESELGKGSKFWFTVPVSQ